One genomic segment of Drosophila melanogaster chromosome 3R includes these proteins:
- the Lnk gene encoding Lnk, isoform D: MGGNSTGANTSAFSAGGYIGPTSASSHHSLGTSSAAAAAAAGSDLIPAPIGTGNAMGVSSYAYGGTSWEEFCERHARVAASDFAKACITYINGNLPPEEARNIQHRSFAQKFVESFSAHYDTEFFKRRSTLKSGAGSLDFEEEHEVPKLLSKSLLRRLSFKGLRKGKISLLQAFFHKNSDDLDGSGGSGKQSKTKLAKIVVECRKEGTVNNLTPESLDQPTGSQKWEKCRLVLVKAVGGYMLEFYTPHKATKPRSGVFCFLISEARETTALEMPDRLNTFVLKADNNMEYVIEAESAEEMRSWLATIRYCMRTPPTQQPTIESDGVMASAMQTSPTLPSPNPIGGIQNPQYQQQRGSNGNLVGGGAPLTSSLSADSALGQGGATSASELNVINELGTSPTSGPPDIPVRPHRGEQRLSASSNFDGIEGTENDADVADLTAEMSVFPWFHGTLTRSEAARMVLHSDAAGHGYFLVRQSETRRGEFVLTFNFQGRAKHLRLTISEKGQCRVQHLWFPSIQEMLEHFRHNPIPLESGGTSDVTLTEWVHSHSRLNDPTTAANHDSGQLNDLSTNGNGNGNGNGYDNGQGSSTASNAAGGTASGAAGGGHPSPRHCNEVITMNLSVRLKTNEIELPQEPTHVYFPEQVYFHLDPTTLTVHGSPPPAQNFLDQPHLRASNASLQAAAHHQAGSSGNRHPSDGGSNSGGAGGGSGSSGGAECTGRAVDNQYSFT, translated from the exons ATGGGTGGCAATAGCACAGGAGCGAATACGAGCGCCTTCAGCGCTGGCGGTTACATTGGGCCCACGTCGGCCAGCAGTCATCACAGCCTGGGAACTTCatcggcggcagcggcagcagcagcaggaagtGACCTGATACCCGCACCAATTGGCACGGGCAACGCCATGGGAGTGTCTTCGTATGCATACGGTGGAACCAGTTGGGAGGAGTTCTGCGAACGACACGCCAGAGTGGCTGCCTCGGATTTCGCCAAGGCGTGCATCACGTACATTAATGGCAATCTGCCGCCGGAGGAGGCGAGGAACATCCAGCATCGCAGCTTTGCTCAGAAATTTGTGGAATCCTTTTCGGCGCACTACGACACGGAGTTCTTCAAGCGGAGGAGCACTCTTAAATCAGGTGCGGGCTCGCTGGACTTCGAGGAGGAGCACGAGGTGCCAAAACTGCTCTCAAAGTCTCTATTAAGACGACTATCATTCAAAGGACTGCGCAAGGGCAAG ATCTCTTTGCTGCAGGCCTTCTTCCACAAGAACTCGGATGACTTGGatggcagcggtggcagcggcAAGCAGAGCAAGACGAAGCTGGCCAAGATCGTTGTGGAGTGCCGGAAGGAGGGCACAGTGAACAACCTGACGCCGGAAAGTCTGGATCAACCGACGGGCTCCCAAAAGTGGGAGAAGTGTCGACTTGTACTGGTCAAGGCCGTGGGTGGCTACATGCTAGAGTTTTACACGCCGCACAAGGCGACTAAGCCGCGCAGTGGAGTCTTTTGTTTCCTCATCTCGGAGGCTCGCGAAACAACGGCACTTGAGATGCCGGACAGGCTGAACACATTCGTCCTCAAGGCAGACAACAACATGGAGTATGTGATTGAGGCGGAGAGCGCGGAGGAGATGCGGAGTTGGCTAGCCACAATACGGTACTGCATGCGAACGCCACCCACTCAGCAGCCAACGATCGAGTCGGATGGTGTTATGGCGTCCGCCATGCAAACATCGCCGACACTTCCGAGTCCCAATCCCATTGGTGGGATTCAGAATCCGCAGTACCAGCAGCAGCGCGGCTCGAATGGCAATCTGGTGGGAGGTGGAGCTCCGCTCACCTCATCGCTGTCTGCAGACAGTGCTTTGGGCCAGGGAGGAGCCACTTCTGCCAGCGAACTAAATGTCATCAACGAATTGGGCACCTCACCGACCTCCGGGCCACCTGACATACCTGTAAGACCCCATCGAGGTGAACAGCGCCTGTCCGCCTCAAGCAACTTCGATGGCATCGAGGGCACGGAAAATGATGCAGATGTGGCGGATCTGACGGCTGAGATGAGCGTGTTTCCCTGGTTCCACGGCACACTGACGCGATCAGAAGCTGCCAGAATGGTACTCCATTCGGATGCAGCCGGACATGGATACTTTTTGGTGCGACAGAGCGAAACGCGCCGCGGCGAGTTCGTTCTGACCTTTAACTTCCAAGGACGAGCCAAGCATTTGCGGCTCACCATTTCGGAGAAGGGTCAGTGTCGGGTGCAGCACCTGTGGTTTCCCTCGATCCAGGAAATGCTCGAACACTTCCGCCACAACCCGATACCACTGGAATCGGGCGGCACTTCGGATGTGACTCTTACCGAATGGGTGCACTCACACAGCAGACTGAATGACCCGACGACGGCAGCAAATCATGACTCAGGACAACTCAACGATCTTTCGACAAATGGGAATGGCAATGGGAACGGCAATGGCTACGATAATGGTCAGGGTTCATCGACGGCATCGAATGCGGCGGGAGGAACTGCATCGGGAGCTGCTGGCGGTGGCCATCCGTCGCCGAGACAT TGCAACGAAGTGATTACCATGAATTTGAGTGTTCGCCTAAAGACAAATGAAATCGAACTGCCACAGGAGCCAACACACGTCTATTTTCCGGAGCAAGTCTATTTCCATTTGGATCCCACAACGCTAACAGTGCACGGATCACCGCCACCGGCCCAGAATTTCCTGGACCAGCCACATCTGCGGGCTTCGAACGCCTCCCTTCAGGCAGCTGCCCACCATCAGGCGGGTTCCTCCGGCAACCGGCATCCCAGCGAtggcggcagcaacagcggcgGAGCAGGAGGCGGATCGGGATCCAGTGGAGGAGCCGAGTGCACCGGACGGGCCGTCGATAATCAGTACAGCTTCACCTAA
- the SppL gene encoding signal peptide peptidase-like, isoform C produces MSHGGAGGGLGAQTVGAGQLGGGAAAAGGGEYRELHWTVSSVMDSSRVSTCLISMLLIVYGSFRSLNIEQEAREREQKKRNESMTNLLTGEPVEKEPTDKFATLDTMHALCLPLGASISLLIMFFFFDSMQLLFAVCTAIIATVALAFLLLPMCQYIIRPCTDGKRFSFGFCGRFTAAELFSFTLSVSIVCIWVLTGHWLLMDAMGMGLCVAFIAFVRLPSLKVSTLLLTGLLIYDVFWVFLSSYIFSTNVMVKVATRPADNPVGIVARKLHLGGIVRDTPKLNLPGKLVFPSLHNTGHFSMLGLGDVVMPGLLLCFVLRYDAYKKAQGVTSDPTLSPPRGVGSRLTYFHCSLLGYFLGLLTATVSSEVFKAAQPALLYLVPFTLLPLLLMAYLKGDLRRMWSEPFIAQQPSKQLEV; encoded by the exons ATGTCGCACGGTGGAGCCGGTGGCGGTCTGGGAGCTCAAACTGTTGGAGCCGGCCAACTTGGAGGCGGTGCAGCGGCAGCTGGCGGTGGAGAATACCGCGAACTCCACTGGACGGTCTCAAGCGTAATGGACTCGTCTCGGGTCTCTACCTGCCTCATATCGATGCTGCTGATAGTCTACGGCAGCTTTCGCTCCTTAAACATCGAGCAGGAGGCCCGCGAGCGGGAGCAGAAGAAGCGAAATGAATCGATGACCAATCTTCTTACCGGCGAGCCCGTCGAGAAGGAACCAA CGGATAAATTCGCCACTCTGGACACGATGCATGCCCTCTGTTTGCCCCTCGGAGCTTCCATCTCACTGCTCATcatgttcttcttcttcgacTCGATGCAGCTGCTCTTCGCCGTCTGCACAGCGA TTATAGCCACCGTGGCGCTGGCCTTTCTGCTGCTGCCCATGTGCCAGTACATCATCAGGCCATGCACAGATGGAAAGCGATTCTCCTTCGGATTCTGCGGTCGCTTCACAGCCGCGGAGCTCTTCAGCTTTACGCTTTCGGTATCGATTGTGTGCATATGGGTGCTCACTGGCCACTGGCTGCTAATGGATG caATGGGCATGGGCCTGTGTGTGGCATTCATAGCGTTTGTGCGTCTGCCCAGCTTGAAGGTGTCCACGCTGCTGTTGACCGGCCTGCTCATCTACGACGTCTTCTGGGTATTCCTCTCCTCGTACATCTTCAGCACCAACGTGATGGTCAAGGTGGCGACGCGACCCGCCGATAATCCCGTGGGCATCGTGGCCAGAAAGTTGCATCTGGGTGGCATTGTGCGGGACACACCAAAGCTGAATCTGCCCGGAAAGCTTGTTTTTCCCAGCCTGCACAATACCGGTCACTTCTCTATGCTGGGCCTGGGTGATGTGGTGATGCCGGGCCTGTTGCTGTGCTTCGTCTTGCGGTATGATGCGTACAAGAAGGCGCAGGGCGTCACATCGGATCCCACATTGTCACCACCCAGAGGAGTTGGCTCCCGGTTGACATACTTTCATTGTTCCTTATTGGG TTATTTCTTGGGCCTGCTAACGGCGACGGTCAGCTCCGAGGTCTTTAAGGCGGCCCAGCCGGCGCTGCTGTATCTAGTGCCCTTTACGTTATTGCCGCTCTTGCTGATGGCGTATCTGAAG GGCGACCTGCGGCGCATGTGGAGCGAGCCGTTTATCGCGCAACAACCATCAAAACAACTGGAAGTCTGA
- the Lnk gene encoding Lnk, isoform A, whose protein sequence is MGGNSTGANTSAFSAGGYIGPTSASSHHSLGTSSAAAAAAAGSDLIPAPIGTGNAMGVSSYAYGGTSWEEFCERHARVAASDFAKACITYINGNLPPEEARNIQHRSFAQKFVESFSAHYDTEFFKRRSTLKSGAGSLDFEEEHEVPKLLSKSLLRRLSFKGLRKGKAFFHKNSDDLDGSGGSGKQSKTKLAKIVVECRKEGTVNNLTPESLDQPTGSQKWEKCRLVLVKAVGGYMLEFYTPHKATKPRSGVFCFLISEARETTALEMPDRLNTFVLKADNNMEYVIEAESAEEMRSWLATIRYCMRTPPTQQPTIESDGVMASAMQTSPTLPSPNPIGGIQNPQYQQQRGSNGNLVGGGAPLTSSLSADSALGQGGATSASELNVINELGTSPTSGPPDIPVRPHRGEQRLSASSNFDGIEGTENDADVADLTAEMSVFPWFHGTLTRSEAARMVLHSDAAGHGYFLVRQSETRRGEFVLTFNFQGRAKHLRLTISEKGQCRVQHLWFPSIQEMLEHFRHNPIPLESGGTSDVTLTEWVHSHSRLNDPTTAANHDSGQLNDLSTNGNGNGNGNGYDNGQGSSTASNAAGGTASGAAGGGHPSPRHCNEVITMNLSVRLKTNEIELPQEPTHVYFPEQVYFHLDPTTLTVHGSPPPAQNFLDQPHLRASNASLQAAAHHQAGSSGNRHPSDGGSNSGGAGGGSGSSGGAECTGRAVDNQYSFT, encoded by the exons ATGGGTGGCAATAGCACAGGAGCGAATACGAGCGCCTTCAGCGCTGGCGGTTACATTGGGCCCACGTCGGCCAGCAGTCATCACAGCCTGGGAACTTCatcggcggcagcggcagcagcagcaggaagtGACCTGATACCCGCACCAATTGGCACGGGCAACGCCATGGGAGTGTCTTCGTATGCATACGGTGGAACCAGTTGGGAGGAGTTCTGCGAACGACACGCCAGAGTGGCTGCCTCGGATTTCGCCAAGGCGTGCATCACGTACATTAATGGCAATCTGCCGCCGGAGGAGGCGAGGAACATCCAGCATCGCAGCTTTGCTCAGAAATTTGTGGAATCCTTTTCGGCGCACTACGACACGGAGTTCTTCAAGCGGAGGAGCACTCTTAAATCAGGTGCGGGCTCGCTGGACTTCGAGGAGGAGCACGAGGTGCCAAAACTGCTCTCAAAGTCTCTATTAAGACGACTATCATTCAAAGGACTGCGCAAGGGCAAG GCCTTCTTCCACAAGAACTCGGATGACTTGGatggcagcggtggcagcggcAAGCAGAGCAAGACGAAGCTGGCCAAGATCGTTGTGGAGTGCCGGAAGGAGGGCACAGTGAACAACCTGACGCCGGAAAGTCTGGATCAACCGACGGGCTCCCAAAAGTGGGAGAAGTGTCGACTTGTACTGGTCAAGGCCGTGGGTGGCTACATGCTAGAGTTTTACACGCCGCACAAGGCGACTAAGCCGCGCAGTGGAGTCTTTTGTTTCCTCATCTCGGAGGCTCGCGAAACAACGGCACTTGAGATGCCGGACAGGCTGAACACATTCGTCCTCAAGGCAGACAACAACATGGAGTATGTGATTGAGGCGGAGAGCGCGGAGGAGATGCGGAGTTGGCTAGCCACAATACGGTACTGCATGCGAACGCCACCCACTCAGCAGCCAACGATCGAGTCGGATGGTGTTATGGCGTCCGCCATGCAAACATCGCCGACACTTCCGAGTCCCAATCCCATTGGTGGGATTCAGAATCCGCAGTACCAGCAGCAGCGCGGCTCGAATGGCAATCTGGTGGGAGGTGGAGCTCCGCTCACCTCATCGCTGTCTGCAGACAGTGCTTTGGGCCAGGGAGGAGCCACTTCTGCCAGCGAACTAAATGTCATCAACGAATTGGGCACCTCACCGACCTCCGGGCCACCTGACATACCTGTAAGACCCCATCGAGGTGAACAGCGCCTGTCCGCCTCAAGCAACTTCGATGGCATCGAGGGCACGGAAAATGATGCAGATGTGGCGGATCTGACGGCTGAGATGAGCGTGTTTCCCTGGTTCCACGGCACACTGACGCGATCAGAAGCTGCCAGAATGGTACTCCATTCGGATGCAGCCGGACATGGATACTTTTTGGTGCGACAGAGCGAAACGCGCCGCGGCGAGTTCGTTCTGACCTTTAACTTCCAAGGACGAGCCAAGCATTTGCGGCTCACCATTTCGGAGAAGGGTCAGTGTCGGGTGCAGCACCTGTGGTTTCCCTCGATCCAGGAAATGCTCGAACACTTCCGCCACAACCCGATACCACTGGAATCGGGCGGCACTTCGGATGTGACTCTTACCGAATGGGTGCACTCACACAGCAGACTGAATGACCCGACGACGGCAGCAAATCATGACTCAGGACAACTCAACGATCTTTCGACAAATGGGAATGGCAATGGGAACGGCAATGGCTACGATAATGGTCAGGGTTCATCGACGGCATCGAATGCGGCGGGAGGAACTGCATCGGGAGCTGCTGGCGGTGGCCATCCGTCGCCGAGACAT TGCAACGAAGTGATTACCATGAATTTGAGTGTTCGCCTAAAGACAAATGAAATCGAACTGCCACAGGAGCCAACACACGTCTATTTTCCGGAGCAAGTCTATTTCCATTTGGATCCCACAACGCTAACAGTGCACGGATCACCGCCACCGGCCCAGAATTTCCTGGACCAGCCACATCTGCGGGCTTCGAACGCCTCCCTTCAGGCAGCTGCCCACCATCAGGCGGGTTCCTCCGGCAACCGGCATCCCAGCGAtggcggcagcaacagcggcgGAGCAGGAGGCGGATCGGGATCCAGTGGAGGAGCCGAGTGCACCGGACGGGCCGTCGATAATCAGTACAGCTTCACCTAA
- the Lnk gene encoding Lnk, isoform E: MGGNSTGANTSAFSAGGYIGPTSASSHHSLGTSSAAAAAAAGSDLIPAPIGTGNAMGVSSYAYGGTSWEEFCERHARVAASDFAKACITYINGNLPPEEARNIQHRSFAQKFVESFSAHYDTEFFKRRSTLKSGAGSLDFEEEHEVPKLLSKSLLRRLSFKGLRKGKISLLQAFFHKNSDDLDGSGGSGKQSKTKLAKIVVECRKEGTVNNLTPESLDQPTGSQKWEKCRLVLVKAVGGYMLEFYTPHKATKPRSGVFCFLISEARETTALEMPDRLNTFVLKADNNMEYVIEAESAEEMRSWLATIRYCMRTPPTQQPTIESDGVMASAMQTSPTLPSPNPIGGIQNPQYQQQRGSNGNLVGGGAPLTSSLSADSALGQGGATSASELNVINELGTSPTSGPPDIPVRPHRGEQRLSASSNFDGIEGTENDADVADLTAEMSVFPWFHGTLTRSEAARMVLHSDAAGHGYFLVRQSETRRGEFVLTFNFQGRAKHLRLTISEKGQCRVQHLWFPSIQEMLEHFRHNPIPLESGGTSDVTLTEWVHSHSRLNDPTTAANHDSGQLNDLSTNGNGNGNGNGYDNGQGSSTASNAAGGTASGAAGGGHPSPRHVR, from the exons ATGGGTGGCAATAGCACAGGAGCGAATACGAGCGCCTTCAGCGCTGGCGGTTACATTGGGCCCACGTCGGCCAGCAGTCATCACAGCCTGGGAACTTCatcggcggcagcggcagcagcagcaggaagtGACCTGATACCCGCACCAATTGGCACGGGCAACGCCATGGGAGTGTCTTCGTATGCATACGGTGGAACCAGTTGGGAGGAGTTCTGCGAACGACACGCCAGAGTGGCTGCCTCGGATTTCGCCAAGGCGTGCATCACGTACATTAATGGCAATCTGCCGCCGGAGGAGGCGAGGAACATCCAGCATCGCAGCTTTGCTCAGAAATTTGTGGAATCCTTTTCGGCGCACTACGACACGGAGTTCTTCAAGCGGAGGAGCACTCTTAAATCAGGTGCGGGCTCGCTGGACTTCGAGGAGGAGCACGAGGTGCCAAAACTGCTCTCAAAGTCTCTATTAAGACGACTATCATTCAAAGGACTGCGCAAGGGCAAG ATCTCTTTGCTGCAGGCCTTCTTCCACAAGAACTCGGATGACTTGGatggcagcggtggcagcggcAAGCAGAGCAAGACGAAGCTGGCCAAGATCGTTGTGGAGTGCCGGAAGGAGGGCACAGTGAACAACCTGACGCCGGAAAGTCTGGATCAACCGACGGGCTCCCAAAAGTGGGAGAAGTGTCGACTTGTACTGGTCAAGGCCGTGGGTGGCTACATGCTAGAGTTTTACACGCCGCACAAGGCGACTAAGCCGCGCAGTGGAGTCTTTTGTTTCCTCATCTCGGAGGCTCGCGAAACAACGGCACTTGAGATGCCGGACAGGCTGAACACATTCGTCCTCAAGGCAGACAACAACATGGAGTATGTGATTGAGGCGGAGAGCGCGGAGGAGATGCGGAGTTGGCTAGCCACAATACGGTACTGCATGCGAACGCCACCCACTCAGCAGCCAACGATCGAGTCGGATGGTGTTATGGCGTCCGCCATGCAAACATCGCCGACACTTCCGAGTCCCAATCCCATTGGTGGGATTCAGAATCCGCAGTACCAGCAGCAGCGCGGCTCGAATGGCAATCTGGTGGGAGGTGGAGCTCCGCTCACCTCATCGCTGTCTGCAGACAGTGCTTTGGGCCAGGGAGGAGCCACTTCTGCCAGCGAACTAAATGTCATCAACGAATTGGGCACCTCACCGACCTCCGGGCCACCTGACATACCTGTAAGACCCCATCGAGGTGAACAGCGCCTGTCCGCCTCAAGCAACTTCGATGGCATCGAGGGCACGGAAAATGATGCAGATGTGGCGGATCTGACGGCTGAGATGAGCGTGTTTCCCTGGTTCCACGGCACACTGACGCGATCAGAAGCTGCCAGAATGGTACTCCATTCGGATGCAGCCGGACATGGATACTTTTTGGTGCGACAGAGCGAAACGCGCCGCGGCGAGTTCGTTCTGACCTTTAACTTCCAAGGACGAGCCAAGCATTTGCGGCTCACCATTTCGGAGAAGGGTCAGTGTCGGGTGCAGCACCTGTGGTTTCCCTCGATCCAGGAAATGCTCGAACACTTCCGCCACAACCCGATACCACTGGAATCGGGCGGCACTTCGGATGTGACTCTTACCGAATGGGTGCACTCACACAGCAGACTGAATGACCCGACGACGGCAGCAAATCATGACTCAGGACAACTCAACGATCTTTCGACAAATGGGAATGGCAATGGGAACGGCAATGGCTACGATAATGGTCAGGGTTCATCGACGGCATCGAATGCGGCGGGAGGAACTGCATCGGGAGCTGCTGGCGGTGGCCATCCGTCGCCGAGACATGTGAGATAG
- the SppL gene encoding signal peptide peptidase-like, isoform D, which produces MSHGGAGGGLGAQTVGAGQLGGGAAAAGGGEYRELHWTVSSVMDSSRVSTCLISMLLIVYGSFRSLNIEQEAREREQKKRNESMTNLLTGEPVEKEPNLYFTADKFATLDTMHALCLPLGASISLLIMFFFFDSMQLLFAVCTAIIATVALAFLLLPMCQYIIRPCTDGKRFSFGFCGRFTAAELFSFTLSVSIVCIWVLTGHWLLMDAMGMGLCVAFIAFVRLPSLKVSTLLLTGLLIYDVFWVFLSSYIFSTNVMVKVATRPADNPVGIVARKLHLGGIVRDTPKLNLPGKLVFPSLHNTGHFSMLGLGDVVMPGLLLCFVLRYDAYKKAQGVTSDPTLSPPRGVGSRLTYFHCSLLGYFLGLLTATVSSEVFKAAQPALLYLVPFTLLPLLLMAYLKGDLRRMWSEPFIAQQPSKQLEV; this is translated from the exons ATGTCGCACGGTGGAGCCGGTGGCGGTCTGGGAGCTCAAACTGTTGGAGCCGGCCAACTTGGAGGCGGTGCAGCGGCAGCTGGCGGTGGAGAATACCGCGAACTCCACTGGACGGTCTCAAGCGTAATGGACTCGTCTCGGGTCTCTACCTGCCTCATATCGATGCTGCTGATAGTCTACGGCAGCTTTCGCTCCTTAAACATCGAGCAGGAGGCCCGCGAGCGGGAGCAGAAGAAGCGAAATGAATCGATGACCAATCTTCTTACCGGCGAGCCCGTCGAGAAGGAACCAA ATCTGTATTTCACAGCGGATAAATTCGCCACTCTGGACACGATGCATGCCCTCTGTTTGCCCCTCGGAGCTTCCATCTCACTGCTCATcatgttcttcttcttcgacTCGATGCAGCTGCTCTTCGCCGTCTGCACAGCGA TTATAGCCACCGTGGCGCTGGCCTTTCTGCTGCTGCCCATGTGCCAGTACATCATCAGGCCATGCACAGATGGAAAGCGATTCTCCTTCGGATTCTGCGGTCGCTTCACAGCCGCGGAGCTCTTCAGCTTTACGCTTTCGGTATCGATTGTGTGCATATGGGTGCTCACTGGCCACTGGCTGCTAATGGATG caATGGGCATGGGCCTGTGTGTGGCATTCATAGCGTTTGTGCGTCTGCCCAGCTTGAAGGTGTCCACGCTGCTGTTGACCGGCCTGCTCATCTACGACGTCTTCTGGGTATTCCTCTCCTCGTACATCTTCAGCACCAACGTGATGGTCAAGGTGGCGACGCGACCCGCCGATAATCCCGTGGGCATCGTGGCCAGAAAGTTGCATCTGGGTGGCATTGTGCGGGACACACCAAAGCTGAATCTGCCCGGAAAGCTTGTTTTTCCCAGCCTGCACAATACCGGTCACTTCTCTATGCTGGGCCTGGGTGATGTGGTGATGCCGGGCCTGTTGCTGTGCTTCGTCTTGCGGTATGATGCGTACAAGAAGGCGCAGGGCGTCACATCGGATCCCACATTGTCACCACCCAGAGGAGTTGGCTCCCGGTTGACATACTTTCATTGTTCCTTATTGGG TTATTTCTTGGGCCTGCTAACGGCGACGGTCAGCTCCGAGGTCTTTAAGGCGGCCCAGCCGGCGCTGCTGTATCTAGTGCCCTTTACGTTATTGCCGCTCTTGCTGATGGCGTATCTGAAG GGCGACCTGCGGCGCATGTGGAGCGAGCCGTTTATCGCGCAACAACCATCAAAACAACTGGAAGTCTGA
- the Lnk gene encoding Lnk, isoform F, giving the protein MGGNSTGANTSAFSAGGYIGPTSASSHHSLGTSSAAAAAAAGSDLIPAPIGTGNAMGVSSYAYGGTSWEEFCERHARVAASDFAKACITYINGNLPPEEARNIQHRSFAQKFVESFSAHYDTEFFKRRSTLKSGAGSLDFEEEHEVPKLLSKSLLRRLSFKGLRKGKAFFHKNSDDLDGSGGSGKQSKTKLAKIVVECRKEGTVNNLTPESLDQPTGSQKWEKCRLVLVKAVGGYMLEFYTPHKATKPRSGVFCFLISEARETTALEMPDRLNTFVLKADNNMEYVIEAESAEEMRSWLATIRYCMRTPPTQQPTIESDGVMASAMQTSPTLPSPNPIGGIQNPQYQQQRGSNGNLVGGGAPLTSSLSADSALGQGGATSASELNVINELGTSPTSGPPDIPVRPHRGEQRLSASSNFDGIEGTENDADVADLTAEMSVFPWFHGTLTRSEAARMVLHSDAAGHGYFLVRQSETRRGEFVLTFNFQGRAKHLRLTISEKGQCRVQHLWFPSIQEMLEHFRHNPIPLESGGTSDVTLTEWVHSHSRLNDPTTAANHDSGQLNDLSTNGNGNGNGNGYDNGQGSSTASNAAGGTASGAAGGGHPSPRHVR; this is encoded by the exons ATGGGTGGCAATAGCACAGGAGCGAATACGAGCGCCTTCAGCGCTGGCGGTTACATTGGGCCCACGTCGGCCAGCAGTCATCACAGCCTGGGAACTTCatcggcggcagcggcagcagcagcaggaagtGACCTGATACCCGCACCAATTGGCACGGGCAACGCCATGGGAGTGTCTTCGTATGCATACGGTGGAACCAGTTGGGAGGAGTTCTGCGAACGACACGCCAGAGTGGCTGCCTCGGATTTCGCCAAGGCGTGCATCACGTACATTAATGGCAATCTGCCGCCGGAGGAGGCGAGGAACATCCAGCATCGCAGCTTTGCTCAGAAATTTGTGGAATCCTTTTCGGCGCACTACGACACGGAGTTCTTCAAGCGGAGGAGCACTCTTAAATCAGGTGCGGGCTCGCTGGACTTCGAGGAGGAGCACGAGGTGCCAAAACTGCTCTCAAAGTCTCTATTAAGACGACTATCATTCAAAGGACTGCGCAAGGGCAAG GCCTTCTTCCACAAGAACTCGGATGACTTGGatggcagcggtggcagcggcAAGCAGAGCAAGACGAAGCTGGCCAAGATCGTTGTGGAGTGCCGGAAGGAGGGCACAGTGAACAACCTGACGCCGGAAAGTCTGGATCAACCGACGGGCTCCCAAAAGTGGGAGAAGTGTCGACTTGTACTGGTCAAGGCCGTGGGTGGCTACATGCTAGAGTTTTACACGCCGCACAAGGCGACTAAGCCGCGCAGTGGAGTCTTTTGTTTCCTCATCTCGGAGGCTCGCGAAACAACGGCACTTGAGATGCCGGACAGGCTGAACACATTCGTCCTCAAGGCAGACAACAACATGGAGTATGTGATTGAGGCGGAGAGCGCGGAGGAGATGCGGAGTTGGCTAGCCACAATACGGTACTGCATGCGAACGCCACCCACTCAGCAGCCAACGATCGAGTCGGATGGTGTTATGGCGTCCGCCATGCAAACATCGCCGACACTTCCGAGTCCCAATCCCATTGGTGGGATTCAGAATCCGCAGTACCAGCAGCAGCGCGGCTCGAATGGCAATCTGGTGGGAGGTGGAGCTCCGCTCACCTCATCGCTGTCTGCAGACAGTGCTTTGGGCCAGGGAGGAGCCACTTCTGCCAGCGAACTAAATGTCATCAACGAATTGGGCACCTCACCGACCTCCGGGCCACCTGACATACCTGTAAGACCCCATCGAGGTGAACAGCGCCTGTCCGCCTCAAGCAACTTCGATGGCATCGAGGGCACGGAAAATGATGCAGATGTGGCGGATCTGACGGCTGAGATGAGCGTGTTTCCCTGGTTCCACGGCACACTGACGCGATCAGAAGCTGCCAGAATGGTACTCCATTCGGATGCAGCCGGACATGGATACTTTTTGGTGCGACAGAGCGAAACGCGCCGCGGCGAGTTCGTTCTGACCTTTAACTTCCAAGGACGAGCCAAGCATTTGCGGCTCACCATTTCGGAGAAGGGTCAGTGTCGGGTGCAGCACCTGTGGTTTCCCTCGATCCAGGAAATGCTCGAACACTTCCGCCACAACCCGATACCACTGGAATCGGGCGGCACTTCGGATGTGACTCTTACCGAATGGGTGCACTCACACAGCAGACTGAATGACCCGACGACGGCAGCAAATCATGACTCAGGACAACTCAACGATCTTTCGACAAATGGGAATGGCAATGGGAACGGCAATGGCTACGATAATGGTCAGGGTTCATCGACGGCATCGAATGCGGCGGGAGGAACTGCATCGGGAGCTGCTGGCGGTGGCCATCCGTCGCCGAGACATGTGAGATAG